A single region of the Candidatus Zymogenaceae bacterium genome encodes:
- the gap gene encoding type I glyceraldehyde-3-phosphate dehydrogenase has product MTLRVGVNGFGRIGRYALRAAIRRGDVDIVAVNSRAESNILAHLFQYDSIHGTFDAEVDFDDDAIYINKKEVRIFREPRDVSKLPWGDLDVDVVLESTGIFRSRDDAAMHLSAGARKVIIAAPGKGVDVTVVMGVNQEEYQPERHNVISNASCTTNALAPIVKILNDAFGINRGLMTTIHSYTMDQRLLDGSHKDLRRARASAMNIVPTTTGAAKAVGEVIPDMKGKLDGLAMRVPTPNVSLVDLVVELKTKASVEDINNTVREASEDRYKGIVLYTEKELVSVDYQSSPYSAIFDAPITYVVDGMLAKVMAWYDNESGYTERLLDLACFIGEEL; this is encoded by the coding sequence GTGACACTGAGAGTAGGAGTTAACGGTTTTGGTCGAATAGGAAGATATGCGCTGCGGGCCGCCATACGACGGGGTGATGTGGATATTGTAGCGGTCAACAGCAGGGCAGAGTCCAATATTCTCGCTCATCTGTTTCAATACGATTCCATCCACGGGACCTTCGATGCGGAGGTTGACTTCGACGACGACGCGATATATATAAACAAAAAGGAAGTACGGATCTTCCGCGAGCCCCGTGATGTATCGAAGCTCCCCTGGGGCGACCTGGATGTGGATGTCGTCCTGGAATCCACCGGGATTTTCCGCTCGAGAGACGATGCGGCCATGCACCTGTCGGCGGGAGCCAGGAAGGTCATCATTGCGGCGCCCGGAAAGGGGGTTGACGTCACCGTCGTGATGGGCGTCAACCAGGAGGAGTATCAGCCGGAACGGCACAATGTCATCTCTAACGCGTCGTGCACCACAAATGCCCTGGCGCCGATCGTCAAGATACTCAACGACGCATTCGGTATCAACCGGGGGCTGATGACGACCATCCACTCGTACACCATGGATCAGCGCCTCCTGGACGGCTCCCACAAGGACTTGAGGCGCGCCCGGGCGTCGGCCATGAACATCGTTCCCACCACCACCGGCGCCGCCAAGGCGGTCGGTGAGGTGATCCCTGATATGAAGGGAAAGCTGGATGGGCTCGCCATGCGGGTGCCGACCCCGAACGTATCACTGGTCGATCTGGTGGTGGAATTAAAGACAAAGGCGTCGGTAGAGGACATAAACAATACCGTGCGCGAGGCAAGTGAGGATCGTTACAAGGGTATTGTCCTTTATACGGAGAAGGAGCTCGTTTCCGTCGACTACCAGTCATCGCCGTATTCGGCTATTTTCGACGCACCCATAACCTACGTAGTAGACGGAATGCTGGCCAAGGTCATGGCCTGGTACGACAATGAAAGCGGCTATACGGAACGGCTGCTTGACCTTGCCTGTTTTATAGGTGAAGAACTATAG
- a CDS encoding phosphoglycerate kinase, which yields MTVTYIDDLNVRDIRGKKLLIRVDFNVPMDENGNIINDLRIRSVLPTINYALDEGCSIILMSHMGRPGGKRVENLSLEPVARRLSRLLDKDVIMAKDCIGVQVQELADLMRPEEVMLLENLRFHPGETANDDAFARELAALADVYIDDAFAVSHRAHASIDAITKYFDVTVGGFLLRKELNYFDRAIENPARPLVAILGGMKVTDKLCALENMVERVDKLVVGGAMAFTFLAAMGYETGKSLVERELMDRAGAIIETCRKKGVKFYLPVDAVIANRFDEKADTKIVPVQEIPKDWIGMDIGPVTTHLFGLVIQDAKTIIWNGPMGVFEMNAFSRGTYSMISRVAGSYALTIVGGGDTDVAVMNAGELPNISYLSTGGGAFIELLEGKKLPAVSALEKKSASTQVKEKKEKKK from the coding sequence ATGACGGTTACGTATATCGATGATTTGAATGTCAGAGACATCAGGGGCAAGAAGCTGCTCATTCGCGTGGATTTCAACGTTCCCATGGACGAAAACGGGAATATCATCAATGACTTGAGGATCCGCAGCGTCCTGCCGACGATCAACTACGCCCTCGACGAGGGATGCAGCATCATCCTGATGTCCCACATGGGTCGTCCCGGCGGAAAGCGGGTGGAGAACCTGAGCCTGGAGCCTGTGGCCAGGAGACTTTCCCGGCTTTTGGATAAGGACGTCATCATGGCCAAGGACTGTATCGGGGTGCAGGTGCAGGAACTGGCGGACCTGATGCGGCCGGAAGAGGTAATGCTTCTTGAGAATCTGCGCTTTCATCCCGGAGAGACGGCCAATGACGACGCGTTCGCCCGTGAACTTGCGGCCCTGGCGGATGTATATATAGATGACGCCTTCGCCGTATCTCACCGCGCTCACGCTTCAATCGACGCGATCACGAAATACTTTGATGTAACCGTGGGCGGTTTTCTGCTTCGAAAGGAGCTGAATTACTTCGATCGGGCCATAGAGAACCCCGCCCGGCCTCTGGTGGCGATCCTGGGAGGCATGAAGGTGACCGACAAGCTCTGTGCGCTGGAAAACATGGTGGAGCGGGTCGACAAGCTCGTCGTCGGCGGAGCCATGGCTTTCACGTTTCTGGCGGCGATGGGATACGAGACGGGCAAGTCCCTCGTCGAAAGGGAATTGATGGATCGAGCGGGAGCCATCATCGAGACATGCCGGAAAAAAGGAGTGAAATTTTACCTGCCGGTCGACGCGGTCATCGCCAATCGGTTTGATGAAAAGGCCGATACGAAGATAGTACCGGTCCAGGAAATTCCCAAAGACTGGATTGGCATGGACATCGGCCCGGTGACGACACACCTGTTCGGGTTGGTCATCCAGGATGCGAAAACGATTATCTGGAACGGCCCCATGGGCGTGTTTGAAATGAATGCGTTTTCCCGGGGAACCTATTCAATGATATCCCGGGTGGCCGGATCGTACGCCCTCACGATAGTCGGCGGAGGCGATACGGATGTCGCCGTTATGAACGCCGGAGAGCTTCCGAACATCTCGTATCTCTCCACCGGCGGCGGTGCGTTTATCGAGCTTTTAGAGGGAAAGAAGCTCCCCGCAGTATCGGCCTTGGAAAAAAAGTCTGCGTCTACGCAGGTCAAGGAAAAAAAGGAAAAAAAGAAGTAG